TGCCCATTCCATTTCATCCCGGGGCCGAAAAATTCTTCAAGGAAAAAGGTTTGATCAAGTAACATGCACCGTGTTCCACCGGACCGAAAACACCTGAAACGCAGAGGCCGCCGGTCGATCCGGACGGCGGCCGCGGCGATCCTGCTGTTCGCCATCACCCTCTGCTTCCCGGTCGTCGGGTCGCGGGCGCATTCCGGACTGCGGCTGGAAGTGACCGCGTGCGATACGGGAGACGTGCTGCTGCGGATGGAGGTCACCGCGGGGGCAGAATTTTCCGTCTGGTTTCTGCACTCCTATGACCGGGCCCCTTTCGAGGAGCACTATCGCGTTCTCGGCCGCGAGCACATCCGTTTGACCCATATGAC
This Desulfatitalea tepidiphila DNA region includes the following protein-coding sequences:
- a CDS encoding DUF1850 domain-containing protein, with amino-acid sequence MHRVPPDRKHLKRRGRRSIRTAAAAILLFAITLCFPVVGSRAHSGLRLEVTACDTGDVLLRMEVTAGAEFSVWFLHSYDRAPFEEHYRVLGREHIRLTHMTFKGSLNGQGFVLGTYRSLPDGSAELADIDQELERVTFRLGSPDMADHTLSIGGRRLRLLDYAEAGTLLCIRVR